In one Erinaceus europaeus chromosome 3, mEriEur2.1, whole genome shotgun sequence genomic region, the following are encoded:
- the KCTD8 gene encoding BTB/POZ domain-containing protein KCTD8 isoform X2 — protein MALKGTGSGGATILPISEMVSSSSSLGASAAAAPGPCALSPFPEVVELNVGGQVYVTKHSTLLSVPESTLAIMFSPSSPRGGARRRGELPRDSRARFFIDRDGFLFRYVLDYLRDKQLALPEHFPEKERLLREAEYFQLTDLVKLLSPKVTKQNSLNDEGCQSDLEDNLSQGSSDALLLRGAAAAAPSGPGGLSGGGGGGGGGGGGGGSGSAPDKRSGFLTLGYRGSYTAVRDNQADAKFRRVARIMVCGRIALAKEVFGDTLNESRDPDRPPEKYTSRFYLKFTYLEQAFDRLSETGFHMVACNSSGTAAFVNQYRDDKIWSSYTEYIFFQKQLQKPYLPPSAPHNDPASMLFIHPEG, from the coding sequence ATGGCTTTGAAGGGCACGGGCAGCGGCGGCGCAACCATCCTGCCCATTAGCGAGATGGTGTCGTCGTCCAGCTCGCTCGGCGCGTCGGCTgccgccgcccccggcccctgcgcGCTCTCCCCGTTCCCCGAGGTGGTGGAGCTGAACGTGGGCGGCCAGGTCTATGTGACCAAGCACTCGACGCTGCTCAGCGTCCCGGAGAGCACTCTGGCCATTATGTTCTCGCCTTCCAGCCCCCGGGGCGGCGCCCGACGCCGGGGCGAGCTGCCCAGGGACAGCCGGGCGCGCTTCTTCATCGACCGCGACGGCTTCCTCTTCAGGTACGTGCTGGATTACCTGCGGGACAAACAGCTGGCCCTGCCCGAGCACTTCCCAGAGAAGGAGCGGCTCCTGCGCGAGGCCGAGTACTTCCAGCTCACCGACTTGGTCAAGCTGCTGTCGCCCAAGGTCACCAAGCAGAACTCGTTGAATGACGAAGGCTGCCAGAGCGACCTGGAGGACAACCTCTCCCAGGGCAGCAGCGACGCGCTGTTGTTGCGCGGGGCGGCGGCCGCCGCACCTTCGGGCCCTGGAGGGctcagcggcggcggcggcggcggcggcggcggcggcgggggcggcggcagcggcagcgCGCCGGACAAGCGCTCCGGCTTCCTGACGCTCGGCTACCGCGGCTCCTACACCGCCGTGCGCGACAACCAGGCGGACGCCAAGTTCCGGCGAGTGGCGCGCATCATGGTGTGCGGGCGCATAGCGCTGGCCAAGGAGGTCTTCGGGGACACGCTCAATGAAAGCCGCGACCCCGACCGGCCTCCGGAGAAATACACCTCCCGCTTCTACCTCAAGTTCACCTACTTGGAGCAGGCGTTCGATCGCCTATCCGAGACCGGCTTCCACATGGTGGCGTGTAACTCATCGGGCACCGCGGCTTTCGTCAACCAGTACCGCGACGACAAGATCTGGAGTAGCTACACCGAGTACATCTTCTTCC